The window AAATCATAGAAGTTTAGAAGCATGcttttttgatttttaaaatggatTGCAAATAGGCGGTCTCTCACCTGCATGACACGAGGGAAACCATAGGTGGCAGCCAGATGAAGTGCAGTTTGACCGTTGACGTCACAGATGCTGATGTCCGCACCTAGAGAGAGTAGATCCTGGACTATATCTGGCTGATTGGCAGTTACAGCCACCAGCAAAGCAGTCTGGGATTCAAGAGAACAGATAGTCAGTGagcacattaataaaaaaacatttgaattagATTTAACAGTATTTTGTCGTGATATTCACCTTGCCCTTGTGTTCTTTAGAGTCCAACTTCCCCAGTTCACTAAGTTTCTCCGCAGCAGCAAAAGCATATTCCCTCAGGCCTTTCGCGGTGTAGATATGTAGAATGCTAACAGAGAGTAAAAATAGAGTTTCACTTTTCATTTACAGTGCAGAGATGTCTTAAAACTTTGCTGTTTTCAGTCACTTTTCCATAGGATTTACGCTTACACTGTGGTTTCATTAGTTAAGAAACGCACAAGACCTTGGTGGACCCCTCTGGTAAAACACCTAATGTGGTAATCTGCGGAAATGCATTAACTGAACGATTTCCAGAAATACAGTAAGATTTATGGCTAAATAAGACTGCAAATGATATTTGGGTCAAttacatacactcttaaaaataaaggtgtttaaaaggttcttcacagcaatgccatagaagaaccattttcggttccacaaagaatcattctttaaagaaccatctctttcttacctttttataattttgaagaaccttttttcgccacaaagaaccttttgtgaaacagaaaggttcttcagatgttaaaggttctttatggaaccatttagacaaaaaaggttcttctatggcatcgtgaagcacctttatttttaagactaGACTTAAATTagacttttttgttttggtttttttcagtaaaaagtTGCTTCTAATGTTTTCAAGTGGTGTAACCAagaagtaaaaagtaaatgtaaaaaaaataatttaaataaatttgagtgtacatatattaattataaaaaaaaaaaatagaaataataattatgtaacTTTAAGAAATAATGAATTCAGAAATATTATTCCGTTTTTTTGGCAGTCACACCATGTCGCACAACCCTTGACAACATCTTTTGAAAAAGCATAGAAccacttttttctcagaataatAAACTAAAAGCTTATGCTAAACTACTTAATTTTACTAATAAACTTACTGACCCAttttcttgataaataaataaatgatttatataaaaactgtttatttaaaaaaatatttaaacaagcatttaaacaattttcaattgttcaaaagtgacagactTTTACAATGTTACATATGCcttttatttcaaagaaatgctgttcttttgaactctatatttattattctgaaaccacatcagcatattagatgatttctgaacaataatgtgacactgaagactgaagtaatgtctgctgaaaattcagctttgcatcacaggaataaatttcatttttaaatgtattaaaaaaaacatgaattttaaattctaatattattccacaaaattacagttttactgtatttttgaggcCTTGGTTAGcgtaatagattttttttcaaaaacatttaaaaaaatcttattgaccccaaacttttgaacagtagtgaacTCATTTTAAGTAAGTCCTAGGCTGCTTAAAGCTACAACTACAGACCATTCTTCCAAACGACAcctgcacactgtaaaaatgcaaaaaaagttgagccaacttaaaattttaaggcaaccagcttcagcagatttttgagtttgctcaacttatttttgtgggagattctcacatttttgttgtataaacttgtataaaagttgagaaaactcaaaaatctgctgaagctggttaccttaaaattttaagttggctcaacttttttttttttacagtgtggttacAGCATCCAATGTAGTAAATCTCCACCCTAAACAATATTCAGAATATCTTCTGACTTACGTGTCCCCATCATCATCCTGCCAGGTGGTTCTACTGTAATCCATGTTCTGCAGGAAGACTCTGGCCTCCTGCAGCTTCACCATATCCATCTGGGGCCTGAACTCTTGGAGAAGGTATGGGCTTGTGTGATCCTCTGCTCTGGATTCAGATGGCCAGCACAAGCCGGAGGTCTGAATGgggacagtcccagtcatatcAGTCCCGGCTGCAGTTACAGGGCACTCTGTGATAGACTGTGAAAACAGAGAATAGATTGATTTTTTCATTCATAATATCCTTTAATAATCATGCTGCCTGAAACACTTATAGAGCTCTTACATATTGCTGTGTTGTCTGGGCATCCTGGCAGTCTTGCATCTGCTGAGGGCTGTAGCCAGTGGCAAGAATCTGTCCAGTCTGGGTAAAGTTTTGTGCAGCGGAGGAACTAGGCATGAACGGGAATGGGCTGCACTGCTGTAGCGAGGAATGTGCCTGGTGAATGCTGGGAACTTCCCATCGGTCATATCTGACTGCTCCCATATCTGTGTAGCTTGAACTGGCTCCTGCAAAGAAAAGGTATAATTTTTTAGATGTAAAAGAAACTGGAGTCTCATTTTATAAGCAAAACCCTCATTTAGCAGAGATGGTCGGACTCACCGGCTGTGGGAGATTGTCCTGATGCCAATACCTGTTGGAAACATTTTGGAGGATTATTAAAGTCATTGGTATCAGCCTTAAGACATTTATGCttagaaatataataatttgacTCACTGGGACAGATGCAGCGCCACCAGCAGTGTAAGATGCTGCAGAGCAGGAGGGAGGTGCTGAGGaggtctctctctttctcttctgcTCCAGGAGTTTCTTCACTGTGGGCAGAGGGTAACACGCCTTTTCCTTCGGTGCTGTGGACACAGGAATACACTGTTGTTATATTTATgatgttttctgtttaaatGCTGTTATATGATAAATAGCctacaccattcaaaagcttaATGCATCAGCAATGACATTAAATAGATGAAATGTGAAAGTAAagatgttgttcttttgaactttcagtttcatcctgaaaaaatgtatcatggtttaaaaaaaaaaaagaagctgtaCAACATtttccaacattgatattaataagaaatctttcttgagcagcaaatcaacatattagagtgatttctgaaggatcatgcgacactgaagactggagtaaaggctgatgaaaattcagctttgacatcacaggaataaatcacatttgaaaatatattagaatagaaaactgttattttaaatggtaataatatttcacggtattactgttttcactgtatgtttgatcaaataaatgtggccTTGGtgaccaaacttttgaacagtagtaaaTATCTTATCTACATGGTTATTGTtgatttatcaatattttcaatatcagcaataatattatggatttttATGATATTCATTTATGACGATTTTTAaaatctcaataaataaatgcgtAATTTATAATCCAATAATATAATAGTGAAACTTACTGGAATTTAGAAGTAGTGACAATCTTGTCCAAATAAATGgtactaaatatttattatttgcagGATATTTTAGATCTGCAAATCTGACATTTCTAATAAACCATTTGTTTTACAATGTCTTTTTAATGCCTTTGATTTTGAAACAATCGATTTGAGTAAAACATTAATCATATAACCATATTCAGTATATCTTGCTGGATACacatttattgttgttgttttcgaGTAAATCTGATTGATTTCTCCAGTAATGTGATTTCCCCAGGGCCGTTTTTAATAACAGGTGCTGGTAtgacttaaaatgtattttctttgtgtTAGTCACTAAAAGAAACTGAAAAAGA is drawn from Onychostoma macrolepis isolate SWU-2019 chromosome 16, ASM1243209v1, whole genome shotgun sequence and contains these coding sequences:
- the LOC131521491 gene encoding NF-kappa-B inhibitor delta isoform X1, which encodes MHFPKSPKEKACYPLPTVKKLLEQKRKRETSSAPPSCSAASYTAGGAASVPVLASGQSPTAGASSSYTDMGAVRYDRWEVPSIHQAHSSLQQCSPFPFMPSSSAAQNFTQTGQILATGYSPQQMQDCQDAQTTQQYSITECPVTAAGTDMTGTVPIQTSGLCWPSESRAEDHTSPYLLQEFRPQMDMVKLQEARVFLQNMDYSRTTWQDDDGDTILHIYTAKGLREYAFAAAEKLSELGKLDSKEHKGKTALLVAVTANQPDIVQDLLSLGADISICDVNGQTALHLAATYGFPRVMQVILYAGLRVDLEARNFEGLTPLHCAVISHCATIKAINASSSSTWLADGSLQTQAEDKLMCLRLLINAGASVLSQEIKSNKTVLHLAVKEGNIHLVRFLLSLQLSNMQAFINMKAHGHTALHMAAGLHGSLFQEELIRLLLSRGADPSIRNLENDQPAHLLQSGDKGERLKLILKKKSASSRRRFTSLQDQE
- the LOC131521491 gene encoding NF-kappa-B inhibitor delta isoform X2, yielding MGAVRYDRWEVPSIHQAHSSLQQCSPFPFMPSSSAAQNFTQTGQILATGYSPQQMQDCQDAQTTQQYSITECPVTAAGTDMTGTVPIQTSGLCWPSESRAEDHTSPYLLQEFRPQMDMVKLQEARVFLQNMDYSRTTWQDDDGDTILHIYTAKGLREYAFAAAEKLSELGKLDSKEHKGKTALLVAVTANQPDIVQDLLSLGADISICDVNGQTALHLAATYGFPRVMQVILYAGLRVDLEARNFEGLTPLHCAVISHCATIKAINASSSSTWLADGSLQTQAEDKLMCLRLLINAGASVLSQEIKSNKTVLHLAVKEGNIHLVRFLLSLQLSNMQAFINMKAHGHTALHMAAGLHGSLFQEELIRLLLSRGADPSIRNLENDQPAHLLQSGDKGERLKLILKKKSASSRRRFTSLQDQE